The following proteins are co-located in the Halorussus caseinilyticus genome:
- a CDS encoding PadR family transcriptional regulator — translation MHDLTGFQRDLLYVIAGKDEPHGLAIKEELESYYEKEIHHGRLYPNLDTLVDKGLVDKGQRDRRTNYYALTDRGSREIEARRQWEIDHLGERSSITA, via the coding sequence ATGCACGACCTGACTGGTTTCCAGCGGGACTTGCTGTACGTCATCGCGGGAAAGGACGAGCCGCACGGCCTCGCAATCAAGGAAGAACTCGAATCGTACTACGAGAAGGAGATTCACCACGGCCGACTCTACCCGAATCTCGACACGCTCGTGGACAAAGGTCTGGTCGACAAGGGACAGCGTGACCGCCGGACCAACTACTACGCGCTCACCGACCGCGGTAGCCGCGAAATCGAGGCCCGCCGCCAGTGGGAAATCGACCACCTCGGAGAGCGGTCCTCGATTACCGCGTAG
- a CDS encoding aldo/keto reductase, which yields MEYETVGGERVPKIGLGTWRMQGETCRRAVRTALDVGYRHVDTAQAYDNERQVGRAIAESSVDREDVFLTTKVWPGHTDRESIRRSTASSLAQLGVEYVDLLLVHWPNPLASTAEVMTGLNDCRREGFTRHVGVSNFGVDQLRTARAASDAPVFTNQVQFHPYKPQRDLRAYCQAHDVLLTAYSPLAHGGILHDDVLRELAVVYDKSPAQIALRWAVQQEGVVAIPKSTSERHLRENLDVFDFRLTDEEMVRIERPSRLRSGASFLRGRLG from the coding sequence ATGGAGTACGAGACGGTCGGCGGAGAGCGAGTACCGAAAATCGGTCTCGGGACGTGGCGGATGCAAGGCGAGACCTGCCGACGGGCGGTCCGGACCGCACTGGACGTGGGCTACCGCCACGTCGATACCGCCCAAGCCTACGACAACGAGCGACAGGTCGGGCGCGCGATAGCCGAGTCGTCGGTGGACCGCGAAGACGTGTTCCTGACCACGAAAGTCTGGCCCGGCCACACCGACCGCGAGTCCATCCGGCGCTCGACCGCGTCGAGTCTCGCGCAACTCGGCGTCGAGTACGTGGACCTCCTACTGGTTCACTGGCCGAACCCGCTGGCTTCGACGGCCGAGGTGATGACGGGTCTGAACGACTGTCGCCGGGAGGGGTTCACCCGACACGTCGGCGTGAGCAACTTCGGCGTGGACCAACTCCGGACCGCGCGGGCCGCCTCCGACGCGCCCGTCTTCACGAATCAGGTCCAGTTTCATCCCTACAAGCCACAGCGCGACCTCCGGGCGTACTGTCAAGCTCACGACGTGCTGTTGACCGCCTACAGTCCGCTGGCCCACGGCGGCATCCTCCACGACGACGTACTCCGGGAACTCGCGGTGGTCTACGACAAGTCGCCCGCCCAAATCGCGCTCCGGTGGGCCGTCCAGCAGGAGGGCGTCGTCGCCATCCCGAAGTCCACCAGCGAGCGCCACCTCCGGGAGAATCTGGACGTGTTCGACTTCCGACTCACCGACGAGGAGATGGTCCGAATCGAACGACCCTCGCGGTTGCGCTCGGGTGCTTCGTTCCTTCGGGGTCGCCTCGGGTGA
- a CDS encoding 20S proteasome subunit A/B — translation MATIVGIEADGGAVLAGDRRLTQGGTVSSERKRHVFDFGAVGAAAVGDSGAIDEFRRRLDAEIRSHETEADEPMGIDRLAAVASDIAADEGVEAIVAGRDDDGPCVRGVGGDGGVLTDEAVAFGSGAQLALGVLEGREEGLDVDAAAELAREAIAAAADRDTDTGADVDAYRLEASA, via the coding sequence ATGGCAACCATCGTCGGAATCGAGGCGGACGGCGGGGCCGTACTCGCGGGCGACCGACGCCTCACGCAGGGCGGCACCGTCTCGAGCGAGCGCAAGCGCCACGTCTTCGACTTCGGCGCGGTCGGCGCGGCCGCGGTCGGCGACTCCGGCGCAATCGACGAGTTTCGGCGCCGACTCGACGCCGAAATCCGGTCCCACGAGACCGAGGCCGACGAACCGATGGGCATCGACCGCCTCGCCGCCGTCGCCAGCGACATCGCCGCCGACGAGGGCGTCGAGGCCATCGTCGCCGGTCGGGACGATGACGGGCCGTGCGTCCGGGGCGTCGGCGGCGACGGCGGGGTCCTCACCGACGAAGCAGTCGCGTTCGGGTCCGGCGCGCAGTTGGCGCTCGGTGTCTTGGAAGGCCGCGAGGAGGGTCTCGACGTGGACGCCGCCGCGGAACTCGCTCGGGAAGCCATCGCCGCCGCCGCGGACCGGGACACCGACACCGGCGCGGACGTGGACGCTTACCGACTGGAGGCGTCGGCGTGA